The genomic window GAAAAAATCTTACGTACTAAGAGGGTAAATAAAGTATACAAACGTCTGGTTTTTTCTTACCAAATTTGaaagtgatcttaaaatgtatctATGTTTTCATATATAAGTTCTATTGTGAAATAAAGATCTTGTTTACCACACACGTTGGGTCTGAAATAATTTTGTGTACGAGAACAACAAAAATGAGAAATAAAAATGCCCCCAACAGTTTAGTTTCAAAGACCAGGTTTCAGAACTatttaaaattcaaataaatTTAAAATTAAGCATAAAGCTTCACAACACCAAATAATTTCAAAATTAGATAGATTAAAAAAATCCCGCGTTCCTTCCCTCAGCGCCAATAAAAAATCTtagcgcgcgctctctctctctctgatctcCACCCTCCTACATCGCCGCCCCACCTCCCCACTTTCCCAGATCCGCCGCCCCAAACTTTCTCCTCAACTCCCGAACTCCCGATTCGCCGCCTCCCCTGGTTCCCCTCTCCTCGACGTTCTCTCCTTGAGCGACTACAATAGCGGTCCACCTCCTCTGACCTCGAATGGCGTGGGTGTGGCCAGGATCCACGGTCGCACGGGCAGCCGGTATCCACGGGCGTGCGGGCGGCCGGGTGGGATCCATGCACGCAGGCGGGTGGCTGGGATCCATGGAAAGAGCTTGGATTTGGCGGGTAGGGTCCTTGATCCGGTGTGATGCTCCTCCTTCTCTTTCACGATGAAGCACTTCCCTCGTATGGCTCTTCATTTACATTATCTTCGTGGGGTTCGTGAGCGAATCCAGCCGTGACGGAGGCAGGCGCGGAGGTGGTGGCACGGCGGATTCGCGTGCTGGAGGTCAGGGGATCGAATGTTGCCCGAAGGCACATCCATGGCTACTCGCTGTCCATCTCAGGTGAAGTGAGTTCCCTTCCTTTCTCCATTGTTCTCCCATATGAATGCTCTCAAATTCTCCATGTTTTTTCCCCTCTTGCAGTCTTGGTTTGTCTCAGCCGTGATTAGATGTAGCATCGAGCAGTGCTAGTGCTAGCGAGTACTAGTTTCCAGCAACGACGGCGGATGAGGCAGATGCACATGAAGAAGCTTGTGCTGATGGGATGGTTGACTGAATATTCTGAACTTGTGAGATTAGTGTTGTCTATATTTTGCTCTGTCCGTCGGTTTATATATATGCTACTAGTTTCAGATTCATACTTAACCAAGCTAGAAGTATATTTTGCTCTGTCCGTCTATTTATATGCTACTAGTTTCATATTTATACATAACCAAGCTAGAAGTATATAAGTATATAGTTTAGGAGTACAATGAGTGGTCGAATAGACCACATTTTTCAGCAATCATACTTGTTGGCAAAAGATGGTTGTTCCACTTATGTGAGCAGAAAAGATATGATTGTTACTCGGTTCTGTGATGCATCTACATACAAAGGTTCCTCTGTCTTAGTCTTAGTACTTGTAATACTATAGATTCTTTTTTTTCTGAAAGGTAGCTAATTATTTCACTTCTTTTCCTATGTTCAGTGCCTCTAGTAGCCAAGTAGGCGTGAGGACACAGTGTGTATGAACTTCTTTTCCTATGTTCAGTGCCTTTAGTAGTGAAGCAGGAGAGTGCATATCTTATGTGTGTGTCTAGCTGTCTCATGCAAACCTGTTAATAGTTATGGTGAGAGGATACGAAATAAACTCGAAGAAATACACCTTTTTGAGTGGCACTACTTGCAGTTGTATTTTGGATCTGATAAATTCAAGGTCAGTGCTAGTAAAATCTACTTTGTCAAACAAAATTGATGGACCAAAGTTGCATTGTTGCATACCACTTGTTCTCATTCTGCAGAAACTTAGCAGCCAGAACTCCTCCAACCGTCAGCAGCAAAGAACCAAGCATGTGATGGGTTCAAAGAACTTCTCACAATGTAGCTTTGAGCTGGTAATCATTAGATACACTAATCTAGTCCTTCCCTTGTATGATGCAATACTTGTGTGCTGAATTTTTTGGCATCCTAGAGAGACCAAGAAACTGGTGAAGAGCCAAATGATCTTCTTCTTTGGAGGACCACTCACACAAAACATGGCGCATGGTCAAATCCTGTATCAGCTTCCGTATATGTAAGTaaatgttttgtcaaccttttttATAGCTGCTGGTAGTGTCAAGCAACTCTTTATAGGTTCTGTTATTTAATTTAGGAAAATGCAACCATGAAAATTGGTGAGATTGGATTAGAATCTGATAGACCAGCACTTACAACTGTTGAGGAGAACATGATTTTCCAGTCATGCTACAAAGAAACAACGCAAATCAAATCATCCAAATTACATGGGCATGGATATTTGGCTACGTATCGAACTCGCAGAGAACTTATGAAAGAGAACCTTGAAGTACATGCACGTGCTCAAGCTACAGCTAGGGAGAAGAGCATTGCTTTAGAAGCGGAGGTTGACAAGCTCAAAGAACAGATTGCGCAAGAAGCTGCAGAAAGGgaaagggagaaagaagaaaataggAGGATGCAAGAGGAGCTGGAAAATGCTAAGATAAACTTAAGAGAAGAAATGAAGCAAGAATTTCTTAATATGCTAGCGCAACACAAAGGAGCTATGATTATGGTATTAGAATAATTTTTTATCCTTTGTACTCTTGATAATCTTATGATTGTGATGCCTAATTTTTCACCCCCAATATTTGTATATATAGAGTACCCTGCAAAACAATGTCAGTACACAAGTTGCACCAATCatagaagaggaagatgagaccggtggacatgaaaatgaaaatgaagatGGGTTACAGGAGGTAATGACATTATTTCACTATGTTCCATGTACCTTGAACTGTAGCTAAAATAGATCGAATAACTTGATGTTTGTAGACTCGGCCTGGAAGCGTTGTCACCGTATTGTAGACTTAGCCTGGAAGCGTTGTCACCGTACAAAAAGGTGCACCAGCACCTACTCGCTCCACTAGAAGTACTGCACCTCCCAACTAAGCTCTTTTCAACGAAAACACTGCAAATGTGACTGCATCGAAGACGTATATTACTTCACAACAGCTGATGAATAGGACAAGAAATAATCCCAAAAGGAGGAAGGTAACAACCAGCTAATTGGAATCTCAATTCTTGCATGATTTAATGAAATTTTATCAAATGTGACCTTCCTTGTTGAACTAGGATATGTAGAAAATACATTGAACATTCGTGCTGAAAACTGCAGCTTGTGCAGGTTTGATTGGGTGAGTTGTTCTGAGTAGTAATCTACCTTTTATGTGATACTTgataatacaaaagttgtagagggtTTAGAGATGTTTGTCGTCGTGAAAGGTCATGATTTTAGACCTAGAGAATTAGAGTTATGAATTTTGAAAGTAGCCGGTCAGGTTTTGACCTTGGTCTGGATAGCAGTAGATGTTTGTGTTTTTTGACCATGATAACTATAGAATCTTATTTAACAAATAACTAGAAAGATATAGAGAATTTCATGGGCTTTTCGTATTGTTAAAGAATATGATTTTTCGTTGTctacaactcaagttatgatttttctaatcAACTAAACTGCTGCTGCCTTAAAAATTCAGAGAAGGCAGCTGCTACTGTAACATATGCAGTAGCTGCATCTGATCCGTTGAAAAGGCCACGATGGATAGGATCAAAGCCGTATTTTCTTCTCCATCCCTCCCCAAGGCTTGCTGATAGACTCTGCTTCTTTTAGCAGAATTTATAAAGAGCAAAAGAGAATGCATATATCTTATAATGCAATCAAATGGAACACAACTGCATGTGTCTGCTAGACTGCTACAAAAACTTGTATTACCCAATAGAACCATGCCTTCAGTATGTAGCCtgcaaaaaaaatatagattatCATATGTAAAGTCAATTGAACTTATATAATCGACCTATACTTACAATGAAATTTTGCTAAAATTCCCAGCCATCTACGCTTCCAAGGAGTAAGGATTGCTGACATTCTAAACAACATTTAAACTCTGAAAAGAGAGGGATATACAGAGACCAAAATAAAGATTGAGAAAGTAGAGAACAAAATATCAAGTTATTGTGAAAACACAGAATGCTATTTTCATGGAAAAACATAATTGTAATAAGCATACACTAAgaatttgagtaaaactagaaatTGATTCATACGTTTGTGGTTCTGGAACAATGGAACATGACTTCCATCTTTTTCATGGAAAAAGGAATTGCAGCAACTAGACCGACAACATTTGCTCATTTGCAGAATTGCAGTAGAACTTTAACTATGCAAAAGCTTGGTTGATGGCTTTTGTATATGAAATTAGAAATTAGAACCATTTTATATCTTCATCTCTTTACATTTGTGCAAAAATTAGTAAACTTAATATTGTTCTAATATCCcaatcatattcttttggcaataGGTGGACAAGGTTTCAGTGGGAGGCTCATAATCAAGCGAGGACATAGTCGAGGAGATGACATGTTGGGCTGCTAGGAATTTATCAAGTGCTGCATAGATGTTAGGAAGTTTGTAAAAAGTTGTTAAATAATGAGTTAATTGTACACTCGTTTATGATTTTAACTACTATTTCATGGGTTTGGCAACATATTGAATGATTAATTATAATTAATATATGTGGGTGCAATTGCTTTTGATATGGTTTAttgatttgcaatgatgatttatTAAACCAAAATTAAATGTTACTAGCGTTGCAATAAAAGCTATACCTACGAGCCGTGATGCGTGGCAATATGCTGTATGGTAACAGACTTATTTACGTTGCAAATAATACTATTGCCACGACATGACTATTGTTGCAATAACAATTAATCTTCCGCAACGAATAAAATTGTGTGGCAAATTCTACTGTTGCAACATCACCGAGGTCATGGCAATAATGAACGGTATATCGCAACGAATAAAATTGCGTGGCAAATGATATTGTTGCAACGGCAACGCGGCCGTGGCAATAATGAACGGTATCTCGCAACGGATAAATTTGCGTGGCCAATGATACTATTGCCACGCCAAGACAAGCGTGGCAATAATGTATACTCTCTCACAACGATTACATTTGCGTGGCAAATGATTTACTTGCCACGGCACAACGGTCGTGGCAACAACACCTTAAGCAACAAAATTATAGCGTGGCAACAAAAATCTATTGCCACGCTATCGCTCGTTGTATTTACCACCTCTTGCTACGAAGACGAACGTGGCAAGTGCTCGTATTGCCACGCCAATGAATGTTGCGATAACGTCCTATTGCAATGCTTGGCaacgttgcaagaaaagctaactCTTGCAACGCCAAACTAGCAACGGTTGCAAGTTCTTATTGCAACGTGACTTTTTGCAACCATTGCCAACGAACGTGATTTCATGGTATGAACTACCTTTTGCAACAAAATTGGGCCTATTGCAACATTTTCTCGTCGTTGTGCAAGGGTTAGAAGTTTGTAGtgatccttgttacctagggtttgggtatgtattttggatagatgttgcagcgcttaacataaaataattgttaaacatgactaaaggcattatgcaatgtgataaaattgagctttttagcaatagtttgggggctagagtacggggttgagtactctagtgcctctccataaggacttaatcctgaagcggccacccaggaggtttcgtacaaccccgagtgtcatatggccctaactttaacctgttaactaaattgtactagctcgtctgtagctttccgtaagggcaagagggagcactagttggtatgtttccttacctgctagggtgtgtgtaccatGCCGCGACCacgagtgccactcctagaggagggccacatacggctagatgactaaaaccttagcagctacgacttgttagtgcgactagctatgggttacgtagtgaaaccctgccacacttcctaggtagaggtgttgtgggctttgcaaaccccggcattagGAATCACAGCTCGGTAGGTAAAGTTATataatttctacagaaatatttgaccttttataacagccgtgctcacggatatgagcgatctggatccttcatgattagtggttactatggatggttgggaattgatataACTTGATTATacattaatatcacttgggatttgggattattcactaaagtagtgattcaggatgctaaaacttgatcaactaaaattacaaaccgcagtcaaaccatgtctagcctttgagcctcatagatccctttgatatacttgttaagcatggtgagcttacacttgctttacattcaatgaaaatcccgaatgggtaacagataacgtgtatgaggagtttccgaaggatgtccaggactactaggatgatgttcactagttggagtccctgtggcagattGGGTCTAGTTATTCCACCGCGtgtgtaataatattgccattgagcacaactatgtattaacattatgatgagatatgcgatgtaataagtactttactttgatattattacaatttgtgatatatgtgtgtgtttggacatcctgggcgcacatatatgagtacttggttttgctatgcaaaactAGGTGCGACAGCTAGATAGGTGCAGCAGCTCTgttttgtggagtttgagcagtggttttcgtcgaggcgggatgagcgtgcttcagagcagTTCTACACAGTGCTAcaagaggacttctacaatgcctacCTCAATAATGGTGTGGCATTCAGATATCAGAGAGTATGCTCCTTAGAGGCTATAGTTGCGGTTGGAGGAGAGCAGACCCGTCCCCACCTCAGCTACCTTCCAGGTATGGCGGATCTCCTAGGATGGACTGGTCAGTACGTTCCATTATTGGTCTGAGAGTTCTATGCTTCTTTTTGGATTGACCCAAGGCACAGGTACATTCACTTTACCATCAGAGGTCATGACTACAGGCTACAGAGCTCAAGGGTGAGAAAGATATTAAGGATTCTAGAGTCTCCTATTCAGATTCATGAGATCTGTTATGGAGAGAGAGCCACCGAAACGCCCTCATGGCGAACTGGTACCACCCACAGACTTAGTTAGAGCTTGCTTCACTAAGCCGTTTGGAGAGGGATTGAGCCGCACACCACATGACCTTACACCTACAGCTCGTATCCTTGATGCAGTCATGAGGAGGTCTTTGCTCGCGAGGAGTGGCTATCATGAGGGGTTGACACGTATTCAACTTTGGCTAGTCCACCACTTGATCACTcagact from Miscanthus floridulus cultivar M001 chromosome 11, ASM1932011v1, whole genome shotgun sequence includes these protein-coding regions:
- the LOC136493719 gene encoding uncharacterized protein isoform X2, translated to MVRGYEINSKKYTFLSGTTCSCILDLINSRSVLVKSTLSNKIDGPKLHCCIPLVLILQKLSSQNSSNRQQQRTKHVMGSKNFSQCSFELRDQETGEEPNDLLLWRTTHTKHGAWSNPVSASVYENATMKIGEIGLESDRPALTTVEENMIFQSCYKETTQIKSSKLHGHGYLATYRTRRELMKENLEVHARAQATAREKSIALEAEVDKLKEQIAQEAAEREREKEENRRMQEELENAKINLREEMKQEFLNMLAQHKGAMIMSTLQNNVSTQVAPIIEEEDETGGHENENEDGLQEVDKVSVGGS
- the LOC136493719 gene encoding uncharacterized protein isoform X1, whose protein sequence is MVRGYEINSKKYTFLSGTTCSCILDLINSRSVLVKSTLSNKIDGPKLHCCIPLVLILQKLSSQNSSNRQQQRTKHVMGSKNFSQCSFELRDQETGEEPNDLLLWRTTHTKHGAWSNPVSASVYENATMKIGEIGLESDRPALTTVEENMIFQSCYKETTQIKSSKLHGHGYLATYRTRRELMKENLEVHARAQATAREKSIALEAEVDKLKEQIAQEAAEREREKEENRRMQEELENAKINLREEMKQEFLNMLAQHKGAMIMSTLQNNVSTQVAPIIEEEDETGGHENENEDGLQETRPGSVVTVL
- the LOC136493719 gene encoding uncharacterized protein isoform X4, translating into MGSKNFSQCSFELRDQETGEEPNDLLLWRTTHTKHGAWSNPVSASVYENATMKIGEIGLESDRPALTTVEENMIFQSCYKETTQIKSSKLHGHGYLATYRTRRELMKENLEVHARAQATAREKSIALEAEVDKLKEQIAQEAAEREREKEENRRMQEELENAKINLREEMKQEFLNMLAQHKGAMIMSTLQNNVSTQVAPIIEEEDETGGHENENEDGLQETRPGSVVTVL
- the LOC136493719 gene encoding uncharacterized protein isoform X3, whose product is MRQMHMKKLVLMGWLTEYSELKLSSQNSSNRQQQRTKHVMGSKNFSQCSFELRDQETGEEPNDLLLWRTTHTKHGAWSNPVSASVYENATMKIGEIGLESDRPALTTVEENMIFQSCYKETTQIKSSKLHGHGYLATYRTRRELMKENLEVHARAQATAREKSIALEAEVDKLKEQIAQEAAEREREKEENRRMQEELENAKINLREEMKQEFLNMLAQHKGAMIMSTLQNNVSTQVAPIIEEEDETGGHENENEDGLQETRPGSVVTVL